In Rosa chinensis cultivar Old Blush chromosome 1, RchiOBHm-V2, whole genome shotgun sequence, a genomic segment contains:
- the LOC112163744 gene encoding 3-hydroxyisobutyryl-CoA hydrolase 1, whose protein sequence is MVSFNLDHHRNPEVLIQDFNSSVRILTLNRPRHFNALSGKMLSQLLRLFLAHDHDVKVKVVILKSNGEVFSVGGDIVEIARHLYNGDLRHGLKTTEEAYKLLYLIATYSKPQVSILNGIAMGRGAAIYLPSRFRIATENSLFSMPETALGAVPETGASYFLSRLPGFLGEYLALTGARLDGPEMLACGLATHFVPATKLALLEQELIASIGALTNERTSSCDLVFYVSSIIHKYSIQPALKERGSAWHNMDVIEKCFSKRTVEEVVSALEKEATYTDGHVNGANPWLTSTIQSLKKASPISLKISLRSIREGRSQGLGECLVREYRMVYRIATGEISTDFREGCTALLVDKDRIQKWEPCKLELVSDQMVDRYFSKLDEVEELKELQLPARSNLPAIAKL, encoded by the coding sequence ATGGTTTCTTTCAACTTGGATCATCACCGCAATCCAGAGGTTCTGATACAAGATTTTAATTCATCTGTGAGGATATTGACACTAAACAGGCCTCGACACTTTAATGCTTTGTCCGGCAAAATGCTCTCTCAGCTGCTTAGACTGTTCCTTGCCCATGACCATGATGTCAAAGTAAAAGTGGTCATTCTCAAAAGTAATGGAGAAGTATTTTCTGTGGGTGGTGACATCGTTGAAATTGCTCGACATTTATACAATGGTGATTTGAGGCATGGCCTCAAAACTACTGAAGAGGCCTATAAATTACTGTACTTGATAGCAACATACAGTAAACCCCAGGTTTCGATTCTCAATGGCATAGCCATGGGACGGGGAGCTGCTATTTATCTACCCTCTAGATTTCGTATAGCAACTGAGAATTCGTTGTTTTCTATGCCGGAAACAGCTTTGGGAGCGGTTCCTGAAACAGGTGCCTCTTATTTCCTGTCCAGACTTCCTGGATTCCTTGGAGAATATCTTGCCCTTACTGGTGCCCGATTGGACGGTCCTGAAATGCTTGCTTGCGGTCTAGCAACTCATTTTGTTCCCGCAACCAAGTTGGCTTTGCTAGAACAAGAGTTAATTGCTTCCATAGGTGCTTTAACCAATGAAAGAACCTCAAGCTGTGATCTTGTATTTTATGTTTCATCCATTATACATAAGTACTCAATCCAGCCAGCTTTGAAAGAGAGAGGCAGTGCTTGGCACAATATGGATGTTATTGAAAAGTGCTTTTCAAAGAGAACAGTAGAAGAAGTTGTGAGTGCACTAGAAAAGGAGGCTACATATACTGATGGTCATGTAAATGGTGCTAATCCATGGTTAACATCCACAATTCAATCACTTAAGAAGGCGTCGCCCATAAGTTTGAAGATTTCTTTGAGATCTATTAGAGAAGGAAGGTCGCAAGGACTTGGTGAGTGTTTGGTTCGAGAATATAGAATGGTGTATCGTATTGCAACGGGGGAAATCAGCACAGATTTCAGAGAGGGTTGCACAGCTCTACTGGTCGACAAGGATAGGATCCAAAAGTGGGAGCCTTGTAAATTGGAACTCGTCTCTGACCAGATGGTTGATCGGTACTTCTCGAAGTTGGATGAAGTTGAAGAACTTAAAGAACTACAGCTCCCTGCAAGATCCAACTTGCCTGCCATTGCCAAGCTTTGA